One window from the genome of Actinoplanes teichomyceticus ATCC 31121 encodes:
- a CDS encoding formylglycine-generating enzyme family protein produces the protein MDLSLDLITVPAGEVTLTDRRTERRWTVPVAAFRLASTPVTRSAYARAGGDSSGANLPAESISWWDAIRFCNALSSLHGLTPAYRVHAAGPDSPPSPAGLVVRNAPLPSDRQVADPGITWDRDADGYRLPTEAEWEHACRAGSSGPRYGPLDEIAWYRGNSGERAHAVGGRAPNDWGLFDMLGNVWEWCWDLYDAEVYGPYRVLRGGGWFDEKWSCRASVRRRSHPTLSLDDVGFRLARNHPA, from the coding sequence GTGGACTTGAGTCTCGACCTGATCACCGTTCCGGCGGGCGAGGTCACCCTCACCGATCGCCGCACCGAGCGCCGCTGGACCGTGCCGGTCGCGGCTTTCCGGCTCGCCTCAACACCCGTCACCCGATCCGCTTACGCCAGGGCGGGCGGCGATTCGAGCGGCGCGAACCTGCCGGCGGAAAGCATCTCCTGGTGGGACGCGATTCGCTTCTGCAACGCTCTCTCCTCGCTCCACGGCCTCACTCCCGCCTACCGCGTGCACGCCGCCGGTCCCGATTCGCCGCCGTCCCCGGCGGGATTGGTGGTCCGCAACGCCCCGCTCCCGTCGGACCGGCAGGTCGCGGATCCCGGCATCACCTGGGACCGTGACGCGGACGGCTACCGGCTGCCGACCGAGGCGGAGTGGGAGCATGCTTGCCGCGCAGGATCCTCCGGCCCTCGATACGGCCCGCTGGACGAGATCGCCTGGTATCGCGGCAACTCCGGCGAACGGGCCCACGCCGTCGGCGGCCGAGCGCCGAACGACTGGGGCCTGTTCGACATGCTCGGCAACGTGTGGGAATGGTGTTGGGACCTCTACGACGCCGAGGTCTACGGCCCTTACCGGGTGCTGCGCGGCGGCGGCTGGTTCGACGAGAAATGGAGTTGCCGCGCCTCGGTCCGGCGCCGCAGCCATCCCACCCTCAGCCTCGACGACGTCGGCTTCCGCCTGGCCCGCAACCACCCCGCTTGA
- a CDS encoding SMI1/KNR4 family protein, whose amino-acid sequence MAASVEQSWARILRWLSVNVTWAVPAVAPPASPQAVADAEREIGARLPDDLKQWWLLADGMTDMVLCLPPECQPLSVADSLEDRRMHLHDWRALGKPTSSAGVAGEPSLPFLDLFLPIGTDGCGGYLYVDLRDGDLRGSVGWCNGEEAHDGAEWDSTAHLLAATAEAMTAGVPCKGPYGDVVPEPDPASFVMWRRVGEAG is encoded by the coding sequence ATGGCCGCGAGCGTGGAACAGTCCTGGGCACGCATCCTGCGGTGGCTGTCGGTGAACGTGACCTGGGCGGTACCGGCTGTCGCCCCGCCGGCGAGTCCGCAGGCCGTCGCGGACGCCGAACGCGAGATCGGGGCGCGCCTGCCCGATGATCTGAAGCAGTGGTGGTTGCTGGCGGACGGCATGACGGACATGGTCTTGTGCCTTCCGCCGGAGTGTCAGCCGCTGTCGGTCGCCGACAGCCTGGAGGACCGGCGTATGCATCTTCACGACTGGCGGGCCCTGGGGAAGCCCACCAGTTCCGCGGGTGTGGCCGGTGAGCCGTCATTGCCTTTCCTCGACCTGTTCCTGCCCATCGGCACCGACGGGTGCGGCGGTTACCTCTACGTCGACCTGCGAGACGGTGACCTACGGGGCAGTGTCGGCTGGTGCAACGGTGAGGAGGCCCATGACGGAGCGGAGTGGGACAGCACCGCCCATCTGCTCGCGGCGACAGCCGAGGCGATGACCGCCGGGGTGCCCTGCAAAGGACCGTACGGCGATGTGGTGCCCGAGCCGGATCCCGCGTCGTTCGTGATGTGGCGCCGCGTCGGGGAAGCGGGCTGA
- a CDS encoding DUF488 family protein — MLELITVGHGTAGRDELAALFTGAGLDRVVDVRRYPGSRHHPHVGVEALSRWLPEAGIAYRADQRLGGRRRLPPESPDIWWRVEAFRAYAAHMRTAEFHEAVDELLTDIRAGTTAVMCSETLWWRCHRRLIADFVSEIHGFPVRHLDHRGRLARHRVAAGARWRSPDELVYDAAPP; from the coding sequence ATGCTGGAGCTGATCACTGTGGGGCACGGCACCGCCGGCCGGGACGAGCTGGCGGCGCTGTTCACCGGGGCCGGGCTGGACCGGGTGGTGGACGTGCGCCGCTACCCCGGCAGCCGCCACCATCCACATGTCGGTGTCGAGGCGTTGAGCCGCTGGCTGCCGGAAGCCGGCATCGCCTACCGCGCCGACCAGCGGTTGGGCGGGCGCCGCCGCCTGCCGCCGGAATCACCGGACATCTGGTGGCGGGTCGAGGCGTTCCGCGCCTACGCCGCGCACATGCGCACGGCCGAGTTCCACGAGGCCGTCGACGAGCTGCTCACCGACATCCGGGCGGGCACCACCGCGGTGATGTGCAGCGAGACCCTGTGGTGGCGCTGCCACCGGCGCCTGATCGCCGACTTCGTCAGCGAGATCCACGGGTTCCCGGTCCGCCACCTGGACCACCGCGGTCGGCTCGCCCGCCACCGGGTGGCCGCCGGCGCCCGGTGGCGCTCCCCCGACGAGCTCGTTTACGACGCGGCCCCGCCCTGA
- a CDS encoding RCC1 domain-containing protein yields MTIFRTSRARWWRSLRTAVAAAAMSTGIAVAAVAATAGSASASPALAAAPPATVAAGYAHTCAIRTGGTLWCWGSNANGQLGDGTKTSRTTAVRVGDATTWAGVDAGTSHNCAVRTDGTLWCWGSNSRGQLGDGSTTDRTAPVRVGTATNWTTVSAGDRHTCAVRTDGTLWCWGFNRLGQLGDGAQVYVATTPLQVGTASTWASVTTGFAHTCGTRTDGTLWCWGDSSAGQLGLGILSYRTTPGQVGTATNWATVTAGYTFTCATRTDGTLWCFGENGYGQLGVTGTYQASPVQVGSVATWTGVAAGFDTACASRADGSLWCWGNNAAGQIGDGTTTHRYAPTRVGTATTWTAALAAGYHNCGFRTDGSLWCWGSNANGELGDGTTTARPAPQQVSLPA; encoded by the coding sequence ATGACTATCTTCAGAACGTCGCGAGCCCGGTGGTGGCGCTCGCTGCGCACCGCTGTCGCTGCCGCCGCGATGTCGACCGGAATCGCGGTGGCCGCCGTCGCCGCCACCGCCGGATCCGCCTCCGCGAGCCCCGCTCTCGCCGCCGCGCCGCCCGCGACGGTGGCCGCCGGTTACGCGCACACCTGCGCGATCCGGACCGGCGGGACCCTGTGGTGCTGGGGCTCCAACGCCAACGGCCAGCTCGGCGACGGCACGAAGACCAGCCGCACCACCGCGGTACGGGTCGGCGACGCCACCACGTGGGCCGGCGTCGACGCCGGCACCAGCCACAACTGCGCGGTCCGGACGGACGGCACGCTGTGGTGCTGGGGCAGCAACAGCCGCGGCCAGCTCGGCGACGGCAGCACCACCGACCGCACCGCCCCGGTCCGCGTCGGCACCGCGACGAACTGGACCACGGTCAGCGCCGGCGACCGGCACACCTGCGCGGTGCGTACCGACGGGACCCTGTGGTGCTGGGGCTTCAACCGGCTGGGGCAGCTCGGCGACGGCGCGCAGGTCTACGTCGCCACCACCCCGCTGCAGGTCGGCACGGCGAGCACCTGGGCGAGCGTCACCACCGGTTTCGCGCACACCTGCGGGACGCGCACCGACGGCACCCTGTGGTGCTGGGGCGACAGCTCGGCCGGGCAGCTCGGCCTCGGCATCCTCAGCTACCGGACCACCCCGGGGCAGGTCGGCACCGCGACGAACTGGGCCACCGTGACCGCCGGGTACACCTTCACCTGCGCGACCCGCACCGACGGCACCCTGTGGTGCTTCGGCGAGAACGGGTACGGCCAGCTCGGCGTCACCGGCACGTACCAGGCGTCGCCGGTGCAGGTCGGCAGCGTGGCGACGTGGACCGGCGTCGCGGCCGGCTTCGACACGGCGTGCGCGTCCCGCGCCGACGGCAGCCTGTGGTGCTGGGGCAACAACGCGGCCGGGCAGATCGGCGACGGCACCACGACGCACCGCTACGCCCCGACCCGGGTCGGCACCGCGACCACCTGGACGGCCGCCCTCGCGGCCGGCTACCACAACTGCGGCTTCCGGACCGACGGCAGCCTGTGGTGCTGGGGCAGCAACGCCAACGGGGAGCTCGGCGACGGCACCACCACCGCGCGCCCGGCCCCGCAGCAGGTGAGCCTGCCGGCCTGA
- a CDS encoding cellulose binding domain-containing protein → MPHRPRRIVTALVLTAALAVAGAVTGPVAHAGDRPATSTPTPPNPSPFPPTAPAGLTAAAVHATSVTLTWTASRPGCCVVDHYEVQYRLAFNDVVALVDAGNVTSTTITGLAPARQYSFQVTAVDGVNHRSAPSTVVTVVTPVSDTAPDTSPPSAPTGLAATEVTASRAVLTWAPSTDDVGVTGYDVYRFDGWYTSTLLTTTTATTYAVPTGGGRNVYYVRARDAAGNVSIASDTVSTVITTPSPSTPPPPEPVCRVGYRATSTWAGGFVAEVTVTNIGTEPIDGWTLTFAYGGDQRVSASWNGDVTQSGADVTVTGAAWNRRLGAGASATVGVLGSWRTSDAPPAAYTLNGRSCVTA, encoded by the coding sequence ATGCCGCACCGCCCGCGCAGGATCGTCACCGCTCTCGTCCTCACCGCCGCGCTCGCCGTGGCCGGAGCCGTCACCGGCCCGGTCGCGCACGCCGGCGACCGACCGGCCACCTCCACCCCGACACCACCGAACCCGTCGCCGTTCCCGCCGACCGCGCCGGCCGGCCTGACCGCCGCCGCGGTGCACGCCACCTCGGTGACGCTGACCTGGACCGCGTCGCGGCCGGGCTGCTGCGTCGTGGACCACTACGAGGTCCAGTACCGCCTGGCGTTCAACGACGTCGTCGCGCTGGTCGACGCCGGCAACGTCACCTCCACCACGATCACCGGCCTGGCGCCCGCCCGGCAGTACTCGTTCCAGGTCACCGCGGTCGACGGCGTCAACCACCGGTCGGCGCCGTCCACCGTGGTCACCGTGGTCACCCCGGTGTCCGACACCGCGCCGGACACCAGCCCGCCGAGCGCGCCCACCGGCCTGGCCGCCACCGAGGTCACCGCGTCCCGCGCGGTACTGACCTGGGCGCCGTCCACCGACGACGTCGGCGTCACCGGCTACGACGTCTACCGGTTCGACGGGTGGTACACCTCCACCCTGCTCACCACCACCACCGCCACGACGTACGCCGTGCCGACCGGCGGCGGCCGGAACGTGTACTACGTACGGGCCCGCGACGCGGCGGGCAACGTGTCGATCGCCTCGGACACGGTCAGCACGGTGATCACCACCCCGTCGCCGAGCACTCCCCCGCCGCCCGAGCCGGTCTGCCGGGTCGGCTACCGCGCCACCTCGACGTGGGCCGGGGGCTTCGTGGCCGAGGTGACCGTCACCAACATCGGGACGGAACCGATCGACGGCTGGACGCTCACCTTCGCCTACGGCGGCGATCAGCGGGTGAGCGCGTCGTGGAACGGCGACGTCACCCAGTCCGGCGCGGACGTCACGGTGACCGGGGCGGCATGGAACCGCCGGCTCGGCGCCGGAGCGAGCGCCACGGTCGGGGTGCTGGGCTCCTGGCGGACCAGCGACGCGCCGCCGGCGGCGTACACGCTCAACGGCCGGTCCTGCGTGACGGCCTGA